A single region of the Ruficoccus amylovorans genome encodes:
- the rho gene encoding transcription termination factor Rho: MSENHSPENQITVEGIFEPSNNKTGQLLDPSKNGRQRHSDPFIPRELVRRFKLKRGQWISANALHDGRFPNPKVRYIEAIDGLSVEDRRRRYDFSQLTTIAPNERLNLESKDGRLTTRVIDLFCPIGKGQRGLIVAPPRTGKTTLLKDIAEGVIENHPECSVMILLVDERPEEVTDFRRELPTAEIFASSNDEELESHIRIADIAIDRAKRQMEVGKDVVLLLDSITRLSRAHNANRSSGRTMTGGLDVRALEKPRQLFSSARNTEEAGSLTIIASALIQTGSKMDDLIFEEFKGTGNMEMVLDRKCAELRLWPAININASGTRKEELLLDPKTLDKVGFFRRALAPMKIEDACETLIERMSKTKNNAELLRLLEG, from the coding sequence ATGAGCGAAAACCACTCGCCAGAGAACCAGATCACCGTCGAAGGCATCTTCGAACCGTCCAACAACAAGACGGGCCAGCTGCTCGATCCGTCCAAAAACGGACGCCAGCGCCACAGCGACCCCTTTATCCCGCGCGAGCTCGTCCGCCGCTTTAAGCTCAAGCGCGGCCAGTGGATCAGCGCCAACGCCCTCCACGACGGACGCTTCCCCAACCCGAAGGTCCGCTACATCGAGGCCATCGACGGGCTCAGCGTCGAAGACCGCCGCCGCCGCTACGACTTTTCCCAGCTCACCACCATCGCGCCCAACGAACGGCTCAACCTGGAGAGCAAGGACGGACGCCTCACCACCCGCGTGATCGATCTGTTCTGCCCCATCGGCAAGGGCCAGCGCGGCCTTATCGTAGCCCCGCCTCGCACCGGCAAGACCACCCTGCTCAAGGACATCGCCGAGGGCGTGATTGAAAACCACCCCGAGTGCTCCGTCATGATCCTGCTGGTGGACGAACGGCCCGAGGAAGTCACCGACTTCCGCCGCGAACTGCCCACGGCCGAGATTTTCGCCTCCTCCAATGACGAGGAGCTTGAGAGCCACATCCGCATCGCCGACATCGCCATCGACCGGGCCAAGCGCCAGATGGAAGTCGGCAAGGACGTCGTCCTGCTGCTGGACTCGATCACCCGCCTTTCCCGCGCCCACAACGCCAACCGCAGTTCCGGGCGCACCATGACCGGCGGTCTCGACGTGCGAGCCCTGGAAAAACCGCGTCAGCTCTTTTCCTCCGCCCGCAACACCGAGGAAGCCGGCAGCCTGACCATCATCGCCTCCGCGCTCATCCAGACCGGCAGCAAGATGGACGACCTCATTTTCGAAGAGTTTAAAGGAACCGGTAACATGGAAATGGTCCTCGACCGCAAGTGCGCCGAACTGCGCCTGTGGCCAGCCATCAACATTAACGCCTCCGGCACCCGTAAGGAAGAGCTCCTGCTCGACCCCAAGACACTCGACAAGGTCGGCTTTTTCCGCCGTGCCCTCGCACCCATGAAGATCGAGGACGCCTGCGAAACCCTGATCGAGCGTATGAGCAAGACCAAGAACAACGCTGAACTCCTGCGCCTGCTGGAGGGCTGA
- a CDS encoding prepilin-type N-terminal cleavage/methylation domain-containing protein, producing the protein MKFPLMKMRKPRSGFTLIELLVVMGVILILAGIVVGVQRGVYYQQSQARAKADLQAIANALESFKLKYGDYPWLGADATDSSVGNAEELFQVLTGQLVLRKNGTQYDMTDPSTAQRVPLIDENLIDAHETSNNPDYFIDPWGNPYKYYYKTVAQGRSGTGWNHSGFILMSTGPDRRTGPTSGTGYNLGTGIFPQNGDDYFGTPGTTNYAFDNIIFGLEAP; encoded by the coding sequence ATGAAGTTCCCCCTTATGAAGATGCGGAAGCCCCGTTCCGGCTTCACCCTGATCGAGTTGCTGGTGGTGATGGGCGTTATCCTGATCCTGGCCGGTATCGTCGTCGGCGTGCAGCGCGGTGTTTACTACCAGCAGTCCCAGGCCCGCGCCAAAGCCGACCTGCAGGCCATTGCCAACGCGCTGGAGTCCTTCAAGCTCAAGTACGGCGACTATCCCTGGCTCGGCGCCGACGCCACCGATTCCAGCGTGGGTAATGCCGAAGAATTGTTTCAGGTACTGACGGGACAACTGGTTCTGCGCAAGAATGGCACTCAGTACGATATGACCGACCCGTCCACAGCTCAACGGGTGCCCTTGATCGACGAAAACCTTATTGATGCCCACGAAACCAGCAATAATCCTGACTATTTCATCGACCCGTGGGGCAACCCGTACAAGTACTACTACAAGACCGTGGCTCAGGGGCGCAGCGGTACGGGCTGGAACCACTCTGGCTTCATTCTGATGTCCACCGGGCCGGACCGCCGGACCGGACCGACCTCTGGCACCGGTTACAACCTGGGCACTGGGATCTTTCCCCAGAACGGAGACGACTACTTTGGTACACCTGGTACGACGAACTATGCTTTCGATAACATTATTTTCGGCCTGGAAGCTCCGTAA